Genomic segment of Candidatus Ancaeobacter aquaticus:
CTATTGGTAGCCCCAACGGGATTTGAACCCGTGTCTCAGCCTTGAGAGGGCTGTGTCCTAGACCAGGCTAGACGATGGGGCCACATTTCAAAAAGAAATCGTATACTATCACCTCTTACTTAAGATAGCAATGTCGTTTTTGGATAACAACCTTCCCTTCACCGCCCGCGGTGCACAAAACATTTTCACTGCGGCGGCGGAAAGATTGTATGATAATCAACCGTTATATTTTGTGCCGTTTACTTTTGTTTTGTCATCGAAAAGCCATGTAGAAAGATATCGTTCGCCGGAATCACATTGCACAACCACTATCGTTTTCCCTACTGCTTCTTTTCGTTTTGCAACTTCGATTGCAGCCCACATCAGTGCACCGCTTGATATACCAACAAGGACACCCTCTTCTTTTGCAAGACGCCTGGCAACGAGACCTGCTTCAGCGTGCCCGACTGTCATTATCTCGTCTACTACATCCATATCAAGAACTTCGGGAACAAATCCCGGTCCTATACCCTGTATTTTGTGCGGCCCTGGCTTTCCACCGGATAATATCGGTGAATCTACCGGTTCGATCGCTATAATCTTAATGTCAGGATTTTTTTGTTTTAACGCTGTTCCAACACCAGTTACTGTTCCACCAGTACCGACACCAGCGATAAAATAATCCACTTTTCCGTCCGTATCATTCCAAATCTCTTCTGCCGTAGTCCTGCGATGCACTTCAGGGTTTGCAGGATTATTAAACTGTTGCGGCACGAAACTGTTTGGCGTCTCATTGACCAGTTCTTGCGCTTTATCGACTGCGCCTTTCATGCCTTTAGCTCCTTCGGTCAGAATGAGCTCTGCTCCGAATATCTTCAAGAGCTGCCGCCGTTCAATGCTCATTGTATCCGGCATAGTCAAAATAAGCTTATACCCTTTGGCAGCACAGACAAACGCAAGCGCAATGCCAGTATTACCGCTTGTCGGCTCTATAATAACCGTATCTTTATTGATCAGGCCCTGGCTTTCAGCGGCTTCGATCATCGCTAACCCTATTCTGTCTTTTACACTCGCCAGTGGATTAAAAAACTCCATCTTAGCTAAAATGGTCGCAGGTAATCCCTTCGTGAGCTTATTGATCCTTACCAGAGGAGTATTTCCTATTGTCTTTGTAATATCATCGTATATTTTACTCATACCGCATCTCCTTCGTATTATTTTATTGAGTTATCAAGTGCTTGAGAAATATCAGTTATAATATCTTCTACATCTTCAATACCAATTGATAACCGCACATAATCCTGTGTAACCCCTGCTGCTAACTGTTCTTCCGAAGATAGCTGCTGATGAGTTGTCGATGCAGGATGTATCGCAAGTGATTTCGCATCGCCAATATTCGCCAGATGAGATATAAGCTGCAGCGAATCTATAAACTTCTTGCCAGCTTCAATACCGCCTTTTATACCAAAACCAACAATAGCACCTGCACCTTTCGGTAAATATTTTTTTACTTTCGCGTTTTCACTGCTTGACTCAAGCCCCGGATAAATTACCCATTCAACATGCTCGCTCTTTTCTAAATATTGTGCGACTTTTAACGCGTTTTCAGAGT
This window contains:
- the cysK gene encoding cysteine synthase A, whose translation is MSKIYDDITKTIGNTPLVRINKLTKGLPATILAKMEFFNPLASVKDRIGLAMIEAAESQGLINKDTVIIEPTSGNTGIALAFVCAAKGYKLILTMPDTMSIERRQLLKIFGAELILTEGAKGMKGAVDKAQELVNETPNSFVPQQFNNPANPEVHRRTTAEEIWNDTDGKVDYFIAGVGTGGTVTGVGTALKQKNPDIKIIAIEPVDSPILSGGKPGPHKIQGIGPGFVPEVLDMDVVDEIMTVGHAEAGLVARRLAKEEGVLVGISSGALMWAAIEVAKRKEAVGKTIVVVQCDSGERYLSTWLFDDKTKVNGTKYNG